One genomic segment of Kiritimatiella glycovorans includes these proteins:
- a CDS encoding RluA family pseudouridine synthase, with product MKTRTLHVKPGERRLALVDYLARQLGLSKKKAKALLDRRNVFVNRRRTWMAKHELNPGDVVDVSLEKPVHEPAPSAGGVRVLFEDEDYLVADKSAGLLTESDPSSLEALLRRRSGAQSLRAVHRLDRDTTGCVLFAKHPEARRAAIDLFRDRRVTKIYRAIAAGRWPRKEDRIRSTVDGQEALTDLRRLDANRSASYLEIRILTGRTHQIRRHLSREGHPVAGDKSCPAHVFPDDRLALLPRQMLHAYRLSFPHPRLGNEVRTSAPIPEDFEAALREFGLK from the coding sequence TTGAAAACGCGCACCCTCCATGTGAAACCCGGCGAGCGGCGTCTTGCGCTCGTCGACTACCTCGCGCGCCAGCTCGGCCTCTCGAAAAAGAAGGCCAAGGCCCTGCTGGACCGCCGCAACGTGTTCGTGAACCGGCGTCGCACCTGGATGGCGAAACACGAACTCAATCCCGGGGACGTGGTCGACGTCTCGCTCGAAAAACCCGTACACGAACCCGCTCCTTCCGCGGGGGGCGTTCGCGTACTGTTCGAGGATGAGGATTATCTCGTCGCCGACAAATCCGCGGGTCTGTTGACCGAGAGCGATCCCTCATCGCTGGAGGCGCTCCTGCGTCGGCGGTCGGGCGCACAAAGCCTCCGTGCGGTGCACCGGCTCGACCGGGACACTACGGGGTGTGTGCTTTTCGCGAAACATCCGGAAGCGCGGCGCGCGGCGATCGATCTGTTTCGCGACCGGCGCGTGACCAAAATCTACCGGGCGATCGCCGCCGGGCGGTGGCCCCGGAAGGAGGACCGCATCCGGAGTACGGTCGACGGACAGGAGGCCCTGACGGATCTGCGCCGGCTGGACGCGAACCGCAGCGCGAGCTACCTTGAAATCCGGATTCTGACCGGACGCACCCACCAGATCCGGCGGCACCTGAGTCGTGAGGGACATCCCGTCGCCGGGGACAAATCCTGCCCGGCCCATGTGTTCCCGGACGACCGTCTGGCGCTGCTCCCGCGCCAGATGCTGCACGCCTACCGCCTGTCCTTCCCTCACCCCCGCCTCGGAAATGAGGTGCGCACCAGCGCCCCGATCCCGGAAGACTTCGAGGCCGCACTGCGTGAATTCGGCTTGAAGTAG
- the icd gene encoding NADP-dependent isocitrate dehydrogenase, whose product MAYQHIRVPEKGEPIKVREDGHLDVPDVPVIPFIEGDGIGPDITRAAMIIWNAAVKEAYGEDRAVSWMEIYAGEKAVGVYGDQTWLPQETIEAIRDWHVAIKGPLTTPVGGGIRSLNVALRQKLDLYVCLRPVRHFPGVPSPVKRPELTDMVIFRENAEDIYAGVEWEAKTPEAEKVIRFLQEEMGVTQIRFPESSGIGIKPVSEDGTRRLVRAAIEYAIERHRSSVTLVHKGNIMKFTEGAFRDWGYRTAAEEFGAKPLDGGPWHVMTHPETGEEIVIKDVIADAFLQQILTRPDAYEVIATMNLNGDYISDALAACVGGIGIAPGANINYETGHALFEATHGTAPKYAGQDKVNPSSLVLSGEMMFRHLGWEEAADAISRGMERTFANRTVTYDFARAMEGATKVKCSQFAQAVADHMRA is encoded by the coding sequence ATGGCGTATCAGCATATCCGGGTTCCTGAGAAGGGCGAGCCCATCAAGGTCCGCGAGGACGGACATCTCGACGTACCGGACGTTCCGGTCATTCCCTTTATCGAGGGCGACGGCATCGGTCCGGACATCACCCGCGCGGCGATGATCATATGGAACGCCGCCGTGAAAGAGGCCTACGGTGAAGACCGCGCCGTGAGCTGGATGGAGATTTACGCCGGGGAAAAGGCCGTCGGGGTCTACGGCGACCAGACCTGGCTTCCGCAGGAGACGATCGAGGCCATCCGCGATTGGCACGTGGCCATCAAAGGGCCGCTCACCACACCGGTCGGCGGCGGCATCCGCAGCCTGAACGTGGCGCTGCGCCAGAAACTGGATCTCTACGTATGCCTGCGCCCGGTCCGCCACTTCCCCGGTGTCCCGAGTCCGGTCAAACGCCCTGAACTGACGGATATGGTCATTTTCCGTGAAAACGCCGAGGACATTTATGCCGGCGTCGAGTGGGAGGCGAAAACGCCGGAGGCGGAGAAGGTGATCCGCTTTCTGCAGGAGGAAATGGGCGTCACCCAGATCCGCTTCCCCGAAAGCTCGGGGATCGGGATCAAGCCCGTGTCTGAAGACGGCACCCGCCGGCTCGTGCGCGCGGCGATCGAGTATGCCATCGAGCGCCACCGCAGCTCCGTCACCCTCGTGCACAAGGGCAACATCATGAAGTTCACCGAAGGCGCCTTCCGCGACTGGGGCTACCGCACCGCCGCGGAGGAGTTCGGGGCGAAGCCGCTGGACGGCGGTCCCTGGCACGTGATGACGCATCCCGAGACGGGCGAAGAGATCGTGATCAAGGACGTCATCGCCGACGCCTTTCTGCAGCAGATCCTCACCCGGCCCGACGCCTACGAGGTCATCGCCACGATGAACCTCAACGGCGACTACATCTCCGACGCGCTGGCCGCCTGTGTCGGCGGCATCGGCATCGCCCCCGGCGCCAACATCAATTACGAGACGGGGCACGCGCTGTTCGAGGCCACGCACGGGACGGCCCCGAAGTACGCCGGCCAGGACAAAGTCAACCCGAGTTCCCTGGTCCTCTCCGGCGAAATGATGTTCCGCCATCTCGGATGGGAAGAGGCGGCCGACGCCATCTCGCGGGGCATGGAGCGGACCTTCGCCAACCGGACGGTCACCTACGATTTCGCCCGGGCGATGGAGGGAGCCACCAAGGTGAAATGCAGCCAGTTCGCTCAGGCCGTCGCGGACCACATGCGGGCTTGA
- the amrS gene encoding AmmeMemoRadiSam system radical SAM enzyme, whose product MMSDGTGTFERKLGDGRVQCTVCPHHCSLREGERGKCFVRRREDGHVVCTTYGKSSGFCIDPVEKKPLYHFLPGTPVLSLGTAGCNLSCSFCQNWHLSHSRQVATTAEEAAPEAIARTAERHGCRSVAFTYNEPVIYLEYAVDAARACRARGIRTVAVTAGYISPGARRTFFAHMDAANVDLKAFSEDFYRRLCGVHLKPVLDTLVYLKHETDVWLELTTLLIPGENDRDEELDAMTRWVVSELGPDVPLHFSAFHPAGEMNHVAPTSLETLERARGIARDNGLRFVYLGNISTVEAGRTYCPGCGARLIDRQGYRLRGWGLDEQGRCASCGVVCPGVFESGPGMWGPRCMPVEVG is encoded by the coding sequence ATGATGTCGGATGGGACCGGAACCTTTGAACGGAAACTCGGCGACGGGCGGGTCCAGTGCACGGTATGCCCGCATCACTGTTCTCTCCGGGAGGGGGAGCGGGGAAAATGCTTCGTCCGGCGACGCGAGGACGGTCATGTCGTCTGCACCACCTACGGGAAGTCGAGCGGCTTCTGTATTGATCCGGTGGAGAAGAAACCCCTCTATCACTTCCTGCCCGGGACGCCCGTGCTCTCCCTGGGCACGGCGGGCTGTAATCTCTCCTGCTCCTTCTGTCAGAACTGGCACCTGAGCCATTCGCGCCAGGTGGCGACGACCGCGGAGGAGGCCGCGCCCGAAGCCATCGCGCGAACGGCGGAGCGCCACGGCTGCCGCAGTGTGGCGTTCACCTACAATGAACCGGTCATCTATCTCGAGTACGCGGTCGATGCGGCACGGGCCTGCCGCGCGCGCGGCATCCGTACCGTGGCGGTCACGGCGGGATATATCTCGCCCGGGGCACGCAGAACCTTCTTCGCGCACATGGACGCCGCGAACGTCGATCTCAAGGCGTTTTCCGAGGATTTCTACCGCCGTCTGTGCGGCGTACATCTCAAGCCGGTGCTCGATACGCTCGTGTATCTCAAACACGAGACCGACGTCTGGCTGGAACTGACGACACTGCTCATTCCCGGTGAAAACGACCGCGACGAGGAACTCGACGCCATGACCCGCTGGGTGGTCTCGGAACTCGGTCCCGACGTTCCGCTGCACTTCTCGGCCTTTCATCCCGCCGGCGAGATGAATCATGTCGCCCCGACTTCGCTCGAAACGCTGGAACGCGCGCGCGGCATCGCTCGAGACAACGGCCTCCGCTTTGTCTACCTCGGAAATATCAGCACGGTCGAAGCGGGCCGCACCTACTGTCCGGGCTGCGGTGCGCGGCTCATCGACCGCCAGGGCTACCGGCTGCGGGGGTGGGGGCTCGACGAACAGGGCCGCTGCGCCTCCTGCGGGGTGGTCTGCCCGGGGGTCTTCGAATCCGGACCCGGCATGTGGGGTCCCCGCTGCATGCCGGTCGAGGTGGGATAG
- a CDS encoding LptF/LptG family permease: MKLIYRYLLGKLLLPLGCILTGFTLLYVIYDMVDKSSDFIEHDFPAVAVFRYYALQLPSFLTLIIPAALLLGVLYSLARLSRHHEITAMRATGISIYRLAGPYLVVGLVASAATFLINERYAPDAAWRAEQLMAYHESDPDERSEVYFAAALPLKLPRRNRDWFVERFDTRDYTMHGVTMTQQHPGGSATEYETQRALWIDGRWWFMDVTVREFDADGNLKGAPEFALQKEMTRLTENPRDFLSVIKPTEFMSAAELRHYLRRNPQLSDEVRARKRTDLMHRLATPWVCVIVVLLGIPVGAHTGRQGVFAGVATTLLFFFGYYLCQLTGEALAKKELLDPVAGAGAPVLIFLVIGAALVYRMR, from the coding sequence ATGAAGCTGATCTATCGCTATCTCCTGGGAAAACTGCTGCTTCCGCTCGGGTGTATCCTTACGGGCTTCACGCTGCTCTATGTCATCTACGACATGGTGGACAAATCGTCGGATTTTATCGAGCACGATTTCCCCGCGGTCGCGGTGTTCCGGTACTACGCCCTGCAGCTTCCCTCGTTTCTCACGCTGATCATCCCCGCCGCCCTTTTGCTGGGGGTGCTCTACAGCCTGGCCCGCCTCAGCCGGCACCACGAGATCACGGCGATGCGGGCGACGGGCATCAGCATCTACCGGCTGGCGGGACCGTACCTGGTGGTGGGTCTGGTCGCCAGTGCCGCCACGTTTTTGATCAACGAGCGCTACGCGCCGGATGCAGCCTGGAGGGCGGAGCAGCTCATGGCCTATCACGAGTCCGATCCCGATGAGCGCAGCGAGGTCTACTTCGCCGCCGCCCTGCCCCTGAAGCTTCCCCGGCGCAACCGCGACTGGTTTGTCGAGCGGTTCGACACGCGCGACTATACGATGCACGGCGTCACCATGACGCAGCAGCATCCGGGGGGCTCCGCCACGGAATACGAGACGCAGCGCGCCCTGTGGATCGACGGCCGCTGGTGGTTCATGGATGTGACCGTGCGCGAGTTCGATGCCGACGGGAACCTGAAAGGCGCGCCGGAATTCGCGCTGCAGAAGGAGATGACCCGCCTCACCGAAAACCCCCGCGATTTTCTCAGCGTGATCAAACCCACCGAGTTCATGTCCGCCGCGGAATTGAGACACTACCTCCGGCGCAATCCTCAGCTCTCCGACGAAGTGCGCGCACGCAAACGGACGGACCTCATGCACCGGCTGGCGACGCCGTGGGTGTGTGTGATCGTCGTTCTGCTGGGCATCCCCGTAGGCGCTCACACCGGCCGCCAAGGGGTGTTCGCCGGCGTGGCGACCACGCTGCTGTTCTTCTTCGGCTACTACCTGTGCCAGCTCACCGGCGAAGCACTGGCTAAAAAGGAACTCCTGGATCCCGTCGCCGGCGCGGGCGCCCCGGTGCTGATCTTTCTCGTGATCGGGGCGGCGCTGGTCTACCGGATGAGATAG
- the zwf gene encoding glucose-6-phosphate dehydrogenase, with protein MSKRTADGEHRTYETGLHPDPSVTPPDDAVMILLGASGDLTRRKLVPALFQLYRSGLMPGRFAIIGVARRPYDDPSFRERLREGIRERCAPQDEEDRCSEFLEHVEYFRGDLEAPDTYASLRDHLDRGGDRYPSGRLFYFSLKPDLFIEAAHHLREHGLIDSDSAAQAGEGAWRRAVIEKPFGHDLESARALNRALLEGLDEKQIFRIDHYVGKEAVQNVMAFRFANTLFEPVLNRTCVDHIQLTAAEALGVGGGRGGYYDRYGAIRDMLSNHLLQLLALLTMEPPSGLDSDAIHNEKTKVLKALRVDWRGDASPAFCRAQYAAGVMDDGTRAVGYRDEDRVDRDSETESYAAVRLSIDNWRWSGVPVFVRTGKRMKRKLTEVAVHFRHPPLKLFRGVECEGAHCDVRGVQPNKLIFRIQPQEGIFLNMAVKRPTLPFVVEQADMDFSYAGKWGRELPEAYERLLLDALRGDTTLFTRSDEVEAGWSVVEPVLKAMDRTPLYSYPAGSWGPAEADRLFQCSDLPDECLCRKTGLVRAWHNPQ; from the coding sequence ATGAGCAAGCGCACAGCCGACGGGGAGCATCGGACCTACGAGACCGGACTGCACCCCGACCCCTCGGTCACCCCTCCCGACGATGCCGTCATGATCCTCCTCGGCGCCTCCGGCGACCTGACCCGGCGAAAACTGGTGCCGGCGCTGTTTCAACTGTACCGCTCCGGCCTTATGCCCGGACGGTTTGCGATTATCGGCGTGGCGCGTCGTCCTTACGACGATCCAAGTTTCCGGGAACGCCTGCGCGAGGGGATCAGGGAACGGTGCGCTCCGCAGGACGAGGAGGACCGGTGTTCGGAGTTCCTCGAGCACGTGGAATACTTCCGCGGCGATCTCGAGGCGCCCGACACGTATGCGTCGCTGCGCGATCATCTCGACCGGGGCGGCGATCGCTATCCGTCCGGCCGACTGTTCTACTTTTCTCTCAAACCCGACCTCTTCATCGAAGCGGCGCACCACCTCCGGGAGCACGGTCTGATCGATTCCGATTCGGCGGCTCAGGCGGGGGAGGGCGCCTGGCGGAGGGCCGTCATCGAAAAGCCTTTCGGACACGACCTGGAATCCGCCCGCGCGCTGAACCGGGCGCTGCTCGAAGGGCTGGACGAGAAGCAGATCTTCCGGATCGATCATTATGTCGGCAAAGAGGCGGTACAGAACGTCATGGCCTTCCGGTTCGCCAACACGCTTTTTGAACCGGTGCTGAACCGGACGTGCGTCGACCACATTCAGCTCACCGCGGCGGAGGCGCTCGGGGTCGGCGGCGGACGCGGGGGGTATTATGACCGCTACGGCGCGATCCGCGACATGCTCTCCAATCACCTCCTCCAGCTGCTGGCCCTGCTGACCATGGAGCCGCCCTCCGGGCTCGACTCCGATGCCATTCACAATGAGAAGACGAAAGTGCTGAAGGCCCTGCGCGTGGACTGGCGCGGCGACGCCTCGCCGGCCTTCTGCCGCGCCCAGTACGCGGCCGGCGTGATGGATGACGGAACCAGGGCGGTCGGGTATCGGGACGAGGATCGGGTCGACCGCGATTCCGAAACGGAGTCGTATGCCGCCGTGCGGCTGTCCATCGACAACTGGCGCTGGTCCGGCGTGCCCGTGTTCGTCCGGACCGGAAAGAGGATGAAACGCAAACTGACCGAAGTGGCGGTGCATTTTCGTCATCCGCCCTTAAAGCTTTTCCGCGGAGTGGAGTGTGAAGGGGCGCATTGCGACGTGCGGGGGGTGCAGCCGAACAAACTGATCTTCCGCATCCAGCCGCAGGAGGGCATCTTTCTGAACATGGCCGTCAAACGCCCGACGCTGCCCTTTGTCGTGGAGCAGGCGGATATGGATTTCTCCTACGCCGGCAAGTGGGGGCGTGAACTGCCGGAGGCCTACGAGCGCCTGCTGCTGGACGCCTTGCGGGGCGACACCACGCTCTTCACGCGGTCGGATGAAGTCGAGGCCGGCTGGTCGGTAGTCGAACCTGTACTCAAGGCCATGGACCGGACGCCGCTCTATTCCTATCCGGCCGGGTCCTGGGGGCCGGCCGAAGCGGATCGCCTTTTCCAGTGTTCCGATCTCCCCGACGAATGCCTCTGCCGCAAGACGGGACTCGTGAGGGCATGGCATAACCCGCAGTAG